CGATGCTTATAGTTGCGGCAATTTACTATATAGTAATTAAATTATTGTCTAAATTGTTCAAGAAAGTGGAGGATAAGTTAAAAGTATGATTAAAGTAGAAAATTTGAAAAAACAGTATGGAGATAATGTTGTTTTAAAAGATATAAGCCTTTATGTAGAAAAAGGGGAAGCGATAAGTGTGATTGGACCGTCAGGTTCGGGGAAAAGTACATTTTTAAGATGTATAAATGGGCTTGAAGAATTATCTGGCGGACATATTTGCGTGGACGAATTTGACCTTGCGGATAAAAATTTGAACATTGACAAATTTCGTGAAAAAGTTGGAATGGTTTTTCAAAATTTTAATTTATTTCCACATTTAACAGTTTTGCAGAACATAACTCTAGCTCCAGTAACGCTAAAAAAAGTGACAAAGTTAGAAGCTATAAAATTGGGAAAAGAACTGCTTGAAAAAGTTGGACTTTTAGATAAAGCCGATGTTTATCCATCAAGTTTGTCTGGTGGGCAAAAACAAAGAGTGGCAATTGCAAGAGCTCTCGCTATGAAACCGGAAGCATTACTGTTTGATGAGCCGACAAGTGCGTTAGATCCTGAAATGGTTGGAGAAGTTTTGAAAGTTATGAAGGATTTGGCTAAAGAAGGAATGACAATGATTGTTGTGACGCATGAAATGGGATTTGCAAGGGAAGTTTGTGACAGAGTCATTTTTATGGCTGATGGTGAAATTGTGGAGCAGGGAAAACCTGAAGAAGTGTTTTTGAATCCCAAAAATGAGAGAACTCAGAATTTTTTGAAGGTGCTGTAAGAGCACGTTATTATATAAATTTTAGTTTATTTTTTATTTTTTTGATTAATATTGCTTCTTAATCAATAAAGAAATTATTATGTGTTATTTTGGTAAAAAATTTTTCAAATATCAAACATAGTTTTCATTTTTATGTATTTTTATATTGTTATAAAGTAATTAGAATATAATTTTTGTCATTTTAAATTAATATTATTATTAATTTTTTTTAAAAAAATAAAATAAATAAAGTTAATTATTGGTAAATCCAAAATAAAAATTATGAAAAGTTTGGGTACAATATTACTAAGTATTTTTTAAGAATAATAAATGGCAGATATATGTTAATATAACTTTTTTTAAGAAAATATAAAATAAAAAAATTAAATAGGAAAGGACATCTGAAATGGAACAGGGGAATAATAATAGGGTGAGAAATATTCTGATAGCAGTTTTAATTGTTTTAATAACAGGGACAATTTTTAGTATCGGATTCTATATTTTTTCTACTCAAAGTAAAATGGCGAGATTGGAAAAAGAAAGGGAACAAAAGCCAAATATAGTGCAAGATCCAAATATGATTTCAATAAAGTCGGTAAAACCAGAAGTTGCTAACAGTCAAAAAAAGGACTCATATAACAATACTCAAAGTAGACCGAAAACTATGTATGAAAAAGCAATGATAAATAGAATGGCATCAGTTGAAAATGAATTAAATAGTTATACGCCTGATAATACTTCTTCTTGTGATGAATATGTAGGCTATCGTGTATCTTTACATAATAAATGGGATAATGAATTAAATCAAATATATAAAATGTTAATGGCAAGCTATCCAGATTCACAAAAGAAATCCCTTAAAAATGAAGAAATAGCTTGGATAAAGGAACGGGAAAGAACAATAGATGGAAT
The DNA window shown above is from Leptotrichia wadei and carries:
- a CDS encoding amino acid ABC transporter ATP-binding protein, with protein sequence MIKVENLKKQYGDNVVLKDISLYVEKGEAISVIGPSGSGKSTFLRCINGLEELSGGHICVDEFDLADKNLNIDKFREKVGMVFQNFNLFPHLTVLQNITLAPVTLKKVTKLEAIKLGKELLEKVGLLDKADVYPSSLSGGQKQRVAIARALAMKPEALLFDEPTSALDPEMVGEVLKVMKDLAKEGMTMIVVTHEMGFAREVCDRVIFMADGEIVEQGKPEEVFLNPKNERTQNFLKVL
- a CDS encoding lysozyme inhibitor LprI family protein, yielding MEQGNNNRVRNILIAVLIVLITGTIFSIGFYIFSTQSKMARLEKEREQKPNIVQDPNMISIKSVKPEVANSQKKDSYNNTQSRPKTMYEKAMINRMASVENELNSYTPDNTSSCDEYVGYRVSLHNKWDNELNQIYKMLMASYPDSQKKSLKNEEIAWIKERERTIDGIRSEASDDCSANIEIENREIDTIKARAIELAEKYDRLN